The following nucleotide sequence is from Methylocella tundrae.
CCATGGAAGCGCCTGGTTCGCGCATAGGGGCGGCGACAGCGTCGTCACTCACGTCGACGTTCGCGGCCCGACCTACGGCTCCGGTGCAAACTTTCGGAATCAACGCAACGAATTGATGGGGAGCCTGAGTCGGCTCATGCAGCGAGAACTGCATTCCAGATTTCGGGCGCGGTTTTGCCTTTGACGAGAAGCTTGGCGAGTTTGAATTGACCTTTTCTGATCCTATGCATCAGTTCGATGCCGGCTATGGTGATTGAGGCGCTCCGAAAGCGCTTCAATCCAAGCATTGGACCCAATCGAAGTTTGATCGATCGATGGTCCTGCTCGATCAGATTGTTGAGATATTTCGAGGACCTGATTTTGGTTCGCTTGCCGCGATGATGTTCGCCAAGGATTTCCCGGGCCGCCCGATGCGAAGCCTGATAGCCATCAAGCGTGATGGCGCGCGGCAGGCGCCCCTGGCTCTTGAACGCCCGACGGAAAAACGCCTTGGCGGCTGCGACATCCCGCTTGGCGCGGAGGAGGAAATCCACCGTCTTTCCTTGCTTGTCGACAGCGCGATAGAGGTAGGTCCAGCGGCCTTTGATCTTCACATAGCTCTCGTCGACGCGCCACGAGGCGCCGGCCCGGCAGGCGAAGCGGTTCCAGCGCTTTTCGAATTCCGGAACATCGCGCTGGATCCAGCGCATGATCGTCGTATGCGCCAGGGACATTCCCCGCTCAGCCATCATTTCCACGAGATCTCGAAAGCTAAGCTTGAACCGAAGATACCACCGGACGCAGAGGATGATGATCTCCCGGTCAAAATGGCGGCCCTTGAAAAGATCATCCATGCTCAGCATAGGGGTTCGCTTGCTCCAAAGGCCGGTTTGCGGCGAATATGCCCCGTTTCAGCGGTTTGCACCAGAGCCTCAGCGGAATGGTTGCTCGTCGCAGTCGCCTACAACTGCCGCAGGCTCAACCGTCTGCGCCATGCCTGAACAACCCGTAGCTGGCATAGCGCAACGCCAACGCTACGAATCCGACAGCCTGCTAAAGATCAAGTACAAGAAGATCTGTCTTCGATCGTGAACAACATGGCGTAAACTTGTCATTACGCACATGTTCCTGATCGGTCATGAAGCTGTCCCGGTGGTAGGGCACGCCGCTGAGTACGCGAGTGAGACAGGTCCCACAGATGCCCTGCTCGCATGACATTGGCACCTCAACGCCGTTTTCCGCCAAAACTTCGATGACCGAGCGGTCGGCGGGGACGGTGAATCGAGCTCCCGAGCTCGCAAGCTCAATTTCGAACGGGCGATTTTGCCCGGGCTGCGCTTCGGCGACGGCGGCGGCGGCGGCGAAATATTCCCTGTGGAGCCGTAGGGGATCCCAGCCGGCCGACGCCGCCGCTCCCATAACGGCGTTGATGAAGCCGCTCGGTCCGCAAACATAAAGATGATCACGCTCCCCCTTTTGTTTCACGGCGTCGGCCATATCGATCAGCGTCGCGGGAGCCTCGTCGAAGTGAAAGTGAACGCGATCGGCGAAGGCCGACGATTGGATGCGGTCGAAAAAAGCGGTGCGGCGCAGGCTGCGGGCGCAGTAGTGCATCTCGAACGGCGTATGGACAACGGCGAGGCGCTCGGCCATGCACAGGATAGGCGTGATGCCGATGCCGCCGGCCATGAGGACGACGCGCTCCGCCGCGGGATCGAGAGCGAAGAGATTGCGCGGCGCGCCGACTCTCAACTCTGCGCCAACTTGCACGGCGTCCGTCAGGGTCGAACTGCCGCCGCGCGAGGCGGGCTCGCGCAATACCGCAATCAGGTAGCGGTTCGGTTCACGCGCGTCGTTGCAGAGGGAATATTGCCGAACAAGGCCAGGCTTCACCTCCACGTCGATATGGGCGCCGGCGCTGAAATGCTCCAGCGGCGCGCCGTTCGGATCCGCCAGTTCGAAGCTGGTGACGTCCTCGGCCTCGGCCGTTTTCGAGACAACCTTCAATGTCCTCCAGGATTCCGGCATTTGTTCCTTTCCTCGATAATTGCGGCCGCGCGGGCCGCGGGCCTGATCGTCAGGGGTTTCGGCCGGCCGCGAGTCGCATAAGGAACCGCCCGGCGTTTTGCGCAGGCGGCGACTTGTCATCGGCCGGAGGGCGGCAGGTTGCTGACTCAGCAGCGCAACGCTGTCCTCATCGCAAGCGCAAAGAAAACCCATCGGCGGATTGAGCTCTGTCCGACCCCGGCGTCATCCGCCGCCTAGATCTTGAAGCTCTCGACGCTGGCGGGATGGAAGAGATCTTCGATCGACGCCCGTTTCGGTGAAAGCCCTTGCCGATGGTGATAGTCCAGGAACTTCTCGAGCGTCTGACGATTTGCCGCTACGCCATAGGGCCAGAAATCCTGCCCGAAAATTTCCTGGGCGCGCTTGATGTATTCTTCCAGGAAGGGCAAGGTCACCTTGGGCGCCGCGGTGTCATTGAGGCGGGCCGTCGCGTTATCTTTCGCGATCCCGAACGCTTTCACCAAAGAGGACGCCAGCCACGGATGCCGCTCGACGAGCGCTTTTCGTACGCCGAGGACGTGCATGATGGGAAAGGCGTTGGTCAGCTTGAAATAGTCCTGCCCGCCCTGCAGCGGATCCTGAAACAGCCAGGCGATGTCCGGATTTCCTTGCGAATAAACGGAAGGCCGCCGCGGCGCGATCATCGCGTCGATCGAACCTTCGACGAGCAACTCGCTAAGTGATTTGTCCGCGGGGGCGTCCGTCATCCTGACGTCGGACGGCATTTGAAAGGCGAGCTTCTCCGCCCGGCCCGGCTGCTCGATTCCGCCTCTGACCCATTCGATCTCCGACCAGTGGACGCCGAACTGCTCTTCGAGCAGGCCCCGGATCCACACGCAGGCCGTGAGCTGATATTCCGGGCAGCCGACCCGGCGTCCCTTGAGATCCTCCGCCGTCTTGATGCCGCTGCTTTTCCTGATGTAGATTCCATTATGTCGGAAAGCGCGCGACAGAAAGATCGGCAATGCGACATAAGACGCTGCGCCGGAGGCAAGCTGCAGGACATAACTGCTGAGCGACAATTCGCAGACGTCGAACTCCTGAAGCTTGAACGATCGATAGAAGATCTCCTCCGGCTCAAGCGCGAGATAGGTTGGCGCCGCTCCATCGATGGGCACGCGGCCGGACAACAGATCCCTCGTTCTGTCGTAATCTCCGATAGCGACAGAGATCGAAAGTTGCACAATAAACCTCCTCATAGTCCTGGATGCTGACGTGGCCGAGTTCTCGCACCGCGCCCGGCGTTTCGCGTTTATTCCGCCAAGGCGCTATGGCGCCGCCGCTCGGCGAGCGAGCCGGAGTCTGCGCCGCGCGTATAGCGCCGGAGCGTTACGATGAACAAAGCGGCGATCAAGCAGGGAACCGCAGCGGCGAAGAAGATCGTCGCGATTGTAGCCTGCCGGGAAACCAGTCCGCCAAGCAGAAGCGGTCCCACGATCTGACCAAGCCGTCCCATTCCCATGCCCCAGCCGATCCCCGTTGAGCGCATATTGACCGGATAGAGCGACGCCGCGAGCGCCAGCAGGCCGGAAGAGGCGCCGCCGACGAAAAAGCCGGCGAGCGCCGCTGTCAGGCCGAGCAATGGCTCGCTGGCCGTGGAGCTTCCGAACGCGGCCAAGGCTATGGCGCCGGCGACGAAAGCCGGCGCCAATACCTTGAAGGCCCCAAACCGATCCAGCAGATAGCCAGACAGCGTGGTGCCGACGACGCTGCCAAGATTGTTGGCGGCAATGATCAGCGCGCCCATCGACAACGGAATGCCGGCGCTTTTGAGCAGAGAGGGAGTCCAGGCCGTGACCGTCACTAGGATCATGAAACCCATGAAGAAGGGGACGCCGAGGAGCAGGGTGCGCGGCGCGCGTCCCTCCGTGAAAAGCCCGCGCACAGGCGGGGCCGTCTCGGGCGGATTTTCCGGGAAGGCGATCGAGGCGCTTTCCGGAATCGGCGTCGGCGATATTCGGTTAAGAACAGCGACGACCGCGGCTTTGTCGGTGCCGCGAGAGGCCATGAAGTGCAGCGACTCCGGTAGCCAGATCGCGAGCAATCCTGCAATCAAAAGCGGCGTGACGCCGCCGGCCACGAAGACCGTCTGCCACCCGTAATGGCTTATCAGGTAGGAGCTGGCGAAGCCGCCGACGAAGCCGCCGAATGGGAACGCTGCGAAAAGCGCAGTGATCGTCAGGGACCGGAGCCTCTTTGGAGAGAATTCGGCGCTGAGTGCGAGAAAGCTCGGCGTCGCGCCCCCGAGTCCGAGACCGGCGAGGAAGCGCAGCGCGAGCAGGCCCTGGAATGACCTGACGCCAATCGTCGCCAGCGTAAAGCTGGCGAATAAAATGCAGGCCGCCACGAGAAGTCGCTTGCGGCCGAAGCGATCCGCCAGCGGGCCAAACGCGAAGGCGCCAACGCTGGCGCCTAACAGCCCGGCGGAAAAGATCAGTGAAAACGACGAAATCGGGATTTCTATCGCCGACGCAACCAGCGGCGCGACGTAACCGATCGCTTGCGTGTCGAAGCCGTCAAGCGCAGCGACCAGCGCGCATAGAACAAAGACCCTTAATTGAAAAATCCCGACAGGACTTTGATCGATAATTCCGGAAGGATTAATCACGGCGTCAGCCAAATGCATGCTCCCTTTGTGTTCGCCTCCGGCGCAACTGATAAAGCCGGCGCGCGGCGCCAAACAGCCTCGCTCGCGACTTGACATCGCGACCGCCGCAAGGTGGCCTCGCCGGAATATGTTGACAATGGTGAAGACTGGGAGCGCTTTACTTCTGGTGTCTGGGATAGTTCACGCGCATCTCCTCCTTTAAGCTTCCTCCGGGCGAGACTTGTTGTTATCTCTACCCATTAGCGGCGACCGCCCTCTACCGGGTGGCTAGACCGCGGATGGATAGTGCGTGCTAATCGCCGGCAAACCTAGTCGCCAATGTCAAATAAGGTCATCACAAAACGGTATGCCCATGGACTCGCGCCACCTTCCTCTCTTCCTCGCCGTAATGCATTACCGCTCTATTGGCCGCGCCGCCGCGAGCCTTGACATGACGCAGCCGGCGGCAAGCCGGATTTTGAAGAAGCTGGAAAGCGAGGTCGGCGCGATTCTGTTTGAACGGCATTCCGCCGGCGTCGTGCCGACCATCTACGCCGAGTGCCTGCTACCCTTCGCCGAAGAGGTTATCAGCAACAGCCGCACGGCGCTCGAGGAGGTCGCCGCGCTGAAGGGCAACGGCGTGTCGATTGCGCGGGTGGGAGCCGTTGCGAGCATAGCGAGCTCCTTCCTGCCCCGCGCGGTTGATCGCCTGTTGAAGCGATGGCCCAACCTGCGCATCCAACTGCTCGAAGCCGTGGACGACCAATTGAGCGACGCCCTCGCGCGCGGCGACATCGACATCGCGATCGCCGGGCGCATGCAGCATAACGAAGTTCCATTTTCACGCCCGAGCATGCTGTCGGACACGCTTGCGGTCATCGCCACGCGCCATCATCCGCTGTCCGGGCAGTCCGAGGTGTCCCTCCCGGATCTATTGCGCTTTCGCTGGGTGCTCCCGCCGCGGACCACATTGCCGATGCAGGAATTTCAGCGGCGTTTCCTGGTCGCCGGCCTCTCGCCCCCGGCGGCGACCGTCGAGACGCGCTCCGTCAGCGCCATCCGCGCGCTCGTCGCATCGACCGACATGCTGTCGTGGCAGCCGCGCGCCATATTATCGCTGGACGGCGCCTCGGGCCGCATCGTCGAATTATCGACGCCGGAGCTTATGTGGAAGCGTCAGTTCTATGTCTTCAAACGGCAGCGAGGCCTTCTCGCGCCGGCCGCTTTGAAACTGATTGAGGAGATGCGCGCGATCTCGCGGGAATCCTAAATTCCGCGAGACCGCGACCCCATCCCGACAGACTTCAGTTGCGGGCGCGCGGGCTGCGAAAGCGCTCCCTTATCCCATCGGAACCAATAGCGCCGTGGCGCCGTTCCCGCGCGGTCATATCGATCCGGCATGACCTGCACAGATTTTTACATTAGCGGTCTTCTAAGCTGAGTGACATCATTCAAAGCGCAAACAGTCCGACGCCAACGCTGCAAGAAGGCTGAATCCGGTGGGAGAAACATGCGTCAGATCTATCAGGCCGCGGGCCGAACGTCCATGGCGGCCTCCGGCGGCGAACCCGCCGACGACGCGGCATATGCGTTTTGTCTGGGGGATGTCGTGATACGCATTCGTCTGCGCGACGGCAGAAGCCTGAGCGGCAAGATGAGGAGTTTCTCGCGCCTCGATCATCGGCGCGAAAGCGGCGCCGTTACAGTCATGAGCGCAGAATCCGGCCTCGTCGACATTCCGTTCCATGAAATTTCCGAGTTCCGCATCCCCGCCAGATGGTGAGCGCGACGCCGCTATCATGAACCGTCGTCAAGCCCTTCAATTGTGACGACAGCCCTTAAATTATTCGTATTTGAGCCTGGCGCCGGTTCGGGCGGCCGGACATCTGTGATGATGGAGCGTCGAAATGAACTATCTGCGAAACGCCTGGTATGTCGCCGCCGCCGCGGCCGAGGTGGTTCGCGAACCGTTCCGGCGCATCATTCTCGAGGAGCCCATTGTCCTCTACAGGCTCGAGAGCGGCGAGCCCGCCGCCTTGTTCGACAGATGTCCGCATCGGTTCGCGCCATTGTCGCGAGGCCGGCAGATCGGCGACGACCTGCAGTGCATCTATCATGGGCTTCGGTTTGATAAGGCCGGAGTCTGCGTTCTCAATCCGCACGGCAGCAAGTCAATTCCGCAGACGGCCCGCGTGAAGAGCTATCCGCTTTACGAAAAGTACGGCTACGTCTGGATCTGGCCGGGCGACCCGGCGCGCGCCGATCCGTCGTTGATCCCGGAATTCGATTTCCTTGAAGACAAGAAGAGCTTCAGGACGGTAAGCGGATATTTGACCATCGACGCCAATTATCAGCTCG
It contains:
- a CDS encoding IS6 family transposase, with the translated sequence MLSMDDLFKGRHFDREIIILCVRWYLRFKLSFRDLVEMMAERGMSLAHTTIMRWIQRDVPEFEKRWNRFACRAGASWRVDESYVKIKGRWTYLYRAVDKQGKTVDFLLRAKRDVAAAKAFFRRAFKSQGRLPRAITLDGYQASHRAAREILGEHHRGKRTKIRSSKYLNNLIEQDHRSIKLRLGPMLGLKRFRSASITIAGIELMHRIRKGQFKLAKLLVKGKTAPEIWNAVLAA
- a CDS encoding PDR/VanB family oxidoreductase gives rise to the protein MPESWRTLKVVSKTAEAEDVTSFELADPNGAPLEHFSAGAHIDVEVKPGLVRQYSLCNDAREPNRYLIAVLREPASRGGSSTLTDAVQVGAELRVGAPRNLFALDPAAERVVLMAGGIGITPILCMAERLAVVHTPFEMHYCARSLRRTAFFDRIQSSAFADRVHFHFDEAPATLIDMADAVKQKGERDHLYVCGPSGFINAVMGAAASAGWDPLRLHREYFAAAAAVAEAQPGQNRPFEIELASSGARFTVPADRSVIEVLAENGVEVPMSCEQGICGTCLTRVLSGVPYHRDSFMTDQEHVRNDKFTPCCSRSKTDLLVLDL
- a CDS encoding ABC transporter substrate-binding protein, with protein sequence MQLSISVAIGDYDRTRDLLSGRVPIDGAAPTYLALEPEEIFYRSFKLQEFDVCELSLSSYVLQLASGAASYVALPIFLSRAFRHNGIYIRKSSGIKTAEDLKGRRVGCPEYQLTACVWIRGLLEEQFGVHWSEIEWVRGGIEQPGRAEKLAFQMPSDVRMTDAPADKSLSELLVEGSIDAMIAPRRPSVYSQGNPDIAWLFQDPLQGGQDYFKLTNAFPIMHVLGVRKALVERHPWLASSLVKAFGIAKDNATARLNDTAAPKVTLPFLEEYIKRAQEIFGQDFWPYGVAANRQTLEKFLDYHHRQGLSPKRASIEDLFHPASVESFKI
- a CDS encoding MFS transporter produces the protein MADAVINPSGIIDQSPVGIFQLRVFVLCALVAALDGFDTQAIGYVAPLVASAIEIPISSFSLIFSAGLLGASVGAFAFGPLADRFGRKRLLVAACILFASFTLATIGVRSFQGLLALRFLAGLGLGGATPSFLALSAEFSPKRLRSLTITALFAAFPFGGFVGGFASSYLISHYGWQTVFVAGGVTPLLIAGLLAIWLPESLHFMASRGTDKAAVVAVLNRISPTPIPESASIAFPENPPETAPPVRGLFTEGRAPRTLLLGVPFFMGFMILVTVTAWTPSLLKSAGIPLSMGALIIAANNLGSVVGTTLSGYLLDRFGAFKVLAPAFVAGAIALAAFGSSTASEPLLGLTAALAGFFVGGASSGLLALAASLYPVNMRSTGIGWGMGMGRLGQIVGPLLLGGLVSRQATIATIFFAAAVPCLIAALFIVTLRRYTRGADSGSLAERRRHSALAE
- a CDS encoding LysR substrate-binding domain-containing protein → MDSRHLPLFLAVMHYRSIGRAAASLDMTQPAASRILKKLESEVGAILFERHSAGVVPTIYAECLLPFAEEVISNSRTALEEVAALKGNGVSIARVGAVASIASSFLPRAVDRLLKRWPNLRIQLLEAVDDQLSDALARGDIDIAIAGRMQHNEVPFSRPSMLSDTLAVIATRHHPLSGQSEVSLPDLLRFRWVLPPRTTLPMQEFQRRFLVAGLSPPAATVETRSVSAIRALVASTDMLSWQPRAILSLDGASGRIVELSTPELMWKRQFYVFKRQRGLLAPAALKLIEEMRAISRES